GTGCCCTCGCCCAACCCCAGGTCAGCGTCTACAACTGGACCGATTACATTGGCGAAACCACCCTCGCCGACTTCCAGTCCACCAGCGGGATCAAGGTGATCTACGACGTCTTCGACTCCAATGAAACCCTCGAAGGCAAACTGCTCGCCGGCCGCACCGGGTATGACGTGGTGGTGCCGTCCAACCACTTTCTCGCCCGTCAGGTAAAGGCCGGTGCGTTCCTCAAACTGGATCGTTCGCAACTGCCGAACTGGAAAAACCTCGACCCGAAACTGCTGGCCCTGCTTGAGAAAAACGACCCGGGCAACGAGCACTCGGTGCCATACCTGTGGGGCACCAACGGCATCGGCTACAACGTCGACAAGGTCAAGCAAGTGCTGGGCATCGATCACATCGATTCCTGGGCCGTGCTGTTCGAACCGGAGAACCTGAAAAAACTCACCCAGTGCGGTGTGTCGATGATGGACTCGGCCGATGAAGTATTCCCGGCGATCCTCAACTACATGGGCATGGACCCGCGCAGCGAGAAACCCGAGGACTACAAGAAGGCTGAGGAGAAACTGCTGAGCATCCGGCCGTACATCACCTATTTCCATTCCTCGAAATACGTGTCCGACCTGGCCAACGGCGACATCTGCGTGGCCTTCGGTTATTCCGGCGACGTGTTCCAGGCCGCCAACCGCGCCAAGGATGCCAAGAACGGCGTGAACATCGCGTACTCGATTCCCAAGGAAGGCGCGAACCTGTGGTTCGACCTGCTGGCGATTCCCGCCGATGCCGGCAACACCAAGGAAGCCCACGCCTTCATCAATTACCTGCTCGATCCGCAAGTGATCGCCAAGGTCAGCGCCTCGGTCGGCTACGCCAACCCGAACCCGGCGGCCAAGCAATACATGGATGCCGAGCTGGTCAACAATCCCGAGGTCTATCCGTCCCAGGAAGTCCTCGACAAGCTCTACATCTCCTCTACCCCGCCCCAGTCGATCATGCGTCTGATGACCCGGTCCTGGAGCAAAGTGAAGTCGAACAAATGAATCAGTACACCCAGGAACACGCCCACTCCTATTACGCCGCGTCGGCCCGGGCCAGCACACCTTATCCCGAACTGGCGGGTGACCTGATCGCCGATGTCTGCGTGATCGGCGGCGGGTTCACCGGCGTCAACACGGCCATTGAACTGGCTCAGCGCGGGCTCTCGGTAATTCTGCTCGAAGCCCGGCGCATCGGCTGGGGCGCCAGCGGGCGCAATGGCGGGCAACTGATTCGCGGGATCGGTCATGACGTCGAAGGTTTCTCGCGGCATGTCGGCAGCGAAGGCGTGCGCTACCTGCACCGGGCCGGGATCGATTCGGTGGAGCTGGTGCGCCAGCGCATCACCGACAACGCCATCGAATGCGACCTGCGCTGGGGCTTCTGCGAGCTGGCCAACACGCCGGCGCAGTTCGATGCCTTCAAGGCCGAGCAGGACAGTCTGGCGCAATTGGGCTACCGCCATGAAACGCGACTGGTCGCCCCTGAGCTGATTCGTCAGCAAGTGGTGAACGCGGGTGTCTACAAGGGCGGCCTGATCGACATGGGCTCGGGTCACTTGCATCCGCTGGATCTGGTCCAGGGCGAAGCACGGCTGGGCGCCTCCCTCGGAGTGCGGATATTCGAGCAGAGCCCGGTGCTGGAAATCGTCCACGGCCCGACGGTTCAGGTGCGCACCCGGAGCGGCACCGTGCGCGCCGGCAGTCTGGTGCTCGGCTGCAACGCGCACCTGGATGAACTCGAGCAGCAACTCAGTGGCAAGGTGCTGCCCGCCGGCAGTTACATCATCGCCACCGAACCGCTGTCGGCGGAACGCGCCGCCGAGCTGATTCCGCAGAATCTGGCGCTGTGCGACCAGAAAGTCGGCCTCGATTATTACCGGCTCTCGGCGGACCGGCGCTTGCTGTTCGGCGGCGCCTGTCATTATTCGGGACGGGACCCGGCGGACATCGCCGCCTACATGCGACCGAAGATGCTCAAGATCTTCCCGCAACTGGCGGACGTGCGCATCGACTATCAGTGGGGCGGCAAGATCGGCATCACCGCCAACCGCTTCCCGCAGGTCGGCCGTTTGAAGCAGCACCCGAACGTGTTCTACGCCCAGGGCTATTCCGGCCACGGCCTGAACGTCACCCACTGGTGCGCCAAGCTGCTGGGCGAGGCGATTCATGCCGGTCACAGTCAGGGCATGGATGTGTTCAGCGGCGTGCCGCACATGACCTTCCCCGGCGGCCCGGCGCTGCGTTCGCCACTGCTTGCACTGGGCATGTTCTGGTATCGCCTGCGGGAGTTGTTGGGATAAAGCGTCCTGCACATTTGCTCTATCGCGAAGCACTTCTATATTGATGAAGTGCTTTTGCGTTCCTGACGCTCAGTGCCCAATACACTCTGGAGGTCATGGATGGAGTCGTCAGCCGCCGATCAACCGCGAACGCCCGGCCAGGCGCCGGTCAAGACCCGCCGTTTCAGCATTTCGCTGGTGTGGATCGTGCCGATCATCGCGGTGCTGGTGGGCATCTCGCTGGTGGTGCACAACCTGATGCAGGAAGGCCCCAGCATCATTGTCACCTTCAAGACCGGCAGCGGCCTGACCGCCAACAAGACCGAAGTCAAATATCGCAACGTGGTCATCGGCCAGGTCACGGACGTCGAGTTGAGCGACGACCAGAAAAGCGTCAACGCCACGATCAAACTGGCCAAGCAGGCCGAAACCTTTACCCGCGAAGATTCGCAGTTCTGGGTCGTCCGGCCGCGCATCGGTGCAGGCGGTGTTTCGGGCATCGACACGTTGCTGTCCGGTGACTACATCGGCGCCGACATCGGTCAGTCCAACTCGCGCGCAAAACACTTCAAAGGCCTGGAAAACCCGCCGCCGATCACCTACGGCGAACCGGGCAAACGCTTCAACCTGCACGCCTCGGACCTTGGTTCGCTGGATATCGGCTCGCCGGTCTATTACCGCAAGATCCCGGTCGGTCAGGTGGTGGCCTACGCACTGGACGCCGATGGCAAAGGGGTGAACATCGAGGTGTTCATCCACGCGCCAAACGATGCTTTCGTCACCGAAAACACCCGGTTCTGGAACGCCAGCGGCATTGACGTCAACGTCGGCGCCAACGGTTTTGCGGTGAAAACCGAATCGCTGTCGACCTTGCTGGTCGGCGGCATCGCCTTCCGCGCGCCGGAGTACAGCCCCAACGATG
The window above is part of the Pseudomonas fluorescens genome. Proteins encoded here:
- a CDS encoding polyamine ABC transporter substrate-binding protein: MRLLKSMIPAALALACSAGALAQPQVSVYNWTDYIGETTLADFQSTSGIKVIYDVFDSNETLEGKLLAGRTGYDVVVPSNHFLARQVKAGAFLKLDRSQLPNWKNLDPKLLALLEKNDPGNEHSVPYLWGTNGIGYNVDKVKQVLGIDHIDSWAVLFEPENLKKLTQCGVSMMDSADEVFPAILNYMGMDPRSEKPEDYKKAEEKLLSIRPYITYFHSSKYVSDLANGDICVAFGYSGDVFQAANRAKDAKNGVNIAYSIPKEGANLWFDLLAIPADAGNTKEAHAFINYLLDPQVIAKVSASVGYANPNPAAKQYMDAELVNNPEVYPSQEVLDKLYISSTPPQSIMRLMTRSWSKVKSNK
- a CDS encoding NAD(P)/FAD-dependent oxidoreductase, with protein sequence MNQYTQEHAHSYYAASARASTPYPELAGDLIADVCVIGGGFTGVNTAIELAQRGLSVILLEARRIGWGASGRNGGQLIRGIGHDVEGFSRHVGSEGVRYLHRAGIDSVELVRQRITDNAIECDLRWGFCELANTPAQFDAFKAEQDSLAQLGYRHETRLVAPELIRQQVVNAGVYKGGLIDMGSGHLHPLDLVQGEARLGASLGVRIFEQSPVLEIVHGPTVQVRTRSGTVRAGSLVLGCNAHLDELEQQLSGKVLPAGSYIIATEPLSAERAAELIPQNLALCDQKVGLDYYRLSADRRLLFGGACHYSGRDPADIAAYMRPKMLKIFPQLADVRIDYQWGGKIGITANRFPQVGRLKQHPNVFYAQGYSGHGLNVTHWCAKLLGEAIHAGHSQGMDVFSGVPHMTFPGGPALRSPLLALGMFWYRLRELLG